In one window of Candidatus Deferrimicrobiaceae bacterium DNA:
- a CDS encoding LL-diaminopimelate aminotransferase, which yields MALANEHYLKLKAGYLFPEIGRRVRTFAESHPQAKVIRLGIGDVTRALPPAILKAFHDAVDELGVEKSFMGYGPEQGYEFLIDTIIEKSYKPLGVSLKTSELFISDGSKCDTANILDIFSLDNTVAIGDPVYPVYNDTNVMIGRTGEADEKGYYKGLVYMPCTEENGFFPAYPSAKVDIIYLCFPNNPTGATATKAQLQGWVDYALANDSILFFDAAYEAFITDPSIPHSIYEIEGAKRCAIEFRSFSKTAGFTGVRCALTVVPEALVAKTKDGGAVALNKLWNRRQTTKFNGVSYPVQKAAAAVYSDEGWKQTREIIGYYMENARIIREGLAGAGLTVFGGVNAPYIWLKTPGGLTSWDFFDKLLTECNVVGTPGSGFGPSGEGYFRLSAFGNRDNVIEAVERIRKNLKQG from the coding sequence ATGGCGCTGGCCAACGAGCATTACCTGAAACTGAAGGCAGGGTATCTTTTCCCCGAGATCGGCCGCCGGGTACGCACGTTCGCGGAAAGCCACCCGCAGGCGAAGGTGATCCGCCTGGGCATCGGCGACGTGACGCGAGCGCTGCCGCCCGCCATCCTCAAGGCGTTCCACGACGCGGTCGACGAGCTGGGCGTCGAGAAGTCGTTCATGGGATACGGCCCCGAGCAGGGCTACGAGTTCCTGATCGACACGATCATCGAGAAGTCGTACAAGCCGCTGGGCGTCTCGCTCAAGACGAGCGAGCTGTTCATCTCCGATGGCTCCAAGTGCGACACCGCGAACATCCTCGACATCTTTTCGCTCGACAACACGGTCGCCATCGGCGACCCCGTCTACCCCGTCTACAACGACACCAACGTGATGATCGGCCGCACCGGCGAGGCCGACGAGAAGGGTTACTACAAGGGCCTCGTCTACATGCCGTGCACCGAGGAAAACGGCTTCTTCCCCGCCTACCCGTCGGCAAAGGTCGACATCATCTACCTCTGCTTCCCCAACAACCCGACCGGCGCGACGGCGACGAAGGCGCAGCTCCAGGGCTGGGTCGACTACGCGCTCGCGAACGATTCGATCCTCTTCTTCGACGCGGCATACGAGGCGTTCATCACCGATCCGTCCATCCCGCATTCGATCTACGAGATCGAGGGTGCGAAGCGGTGCGCGATCGAGTTCCGCTCGTTCTCGAAGACGGCCGGCTTCACCGGCGTCCGCTGCGCGCTGACCGTGGTGCCCGAGGCGCTGGTCGCGAAGACGAAGGACGGCGGTGCCGTCGCGCTCAACAAGCTGTGGAACCGCCGGCAGACGACCAAGTTCAACGGCGTCTCCTATCCCGTCCAGAAAGCGGCCGCGGCGGTTTACTCCGACGAGGGCTGGAAGCAGACGAGGGAGATCATCGGCTATTACATGGAGAACGCCCGCATCATCCGCGAAGGGCTGGCCGGGGCGGGACTCACCGTGTTCGGCGGCGTCAACGCCCCCTACATCTGGCTGAAGACGCCGGGAGGGCTCACGTCGTGGGACTTCTTCGACAAGCTTCTGACCGAATGCAACGTGGTCGGCACGCCGGGCAGCGGCTTCGGCCCGAGCGGCGAGGGATACTTCCGGCTGTCGGCGTTCGGCAACCGCGACAACGTGATCGAGGCGGTCGAGCGGATCCGGAAGAACCTGAAGCAGGGATGA
- a CDS encoding pyridoxal phosphate-dependent aminotransferase, with protein sequence MRKHLVLPGSGGMDYEIRNIVNVAERLQKHGVKIQWENIGDPIVKGEVIPAWMKEIVARAAMQNETWGYCPTRGVLETREFICETTNRRGGAQITPDDVIFFNGLGDAIAKVYGSLRAPARVLVPSPTYTTHSLGEAFHAHASPIAFPLDPANRWYPDMEALRNYARYNPQVIGIMIINPDNPTGMVYPAETLREIVAVCREHDLFLVADEVYNNIVYNGEKTVPISDVVGDLPSIALKGISKELPWPGSRCGWIEVYNYGRDEHFQHYIDTILSSKMNEVCSTSLPQTVIPEIMRHPQYRPYLAERIACYERNSNITYDFLKTVPGLVVNRTNGAFYMAVSFEEGLLNGKQSLPIDNPEVRSLVEGLVNAPGVSPDKRFVYYMLASTGICVVPLSSFNTGLQGFRVTLLEKDEKACMRIYETLAAKIKEYLAS encoded by the coding sequence ATGCGCAAGCACCTGGTGCTCCCGGGTTCGGGGGGGATGGACTACGAGATCCGCAACATCGTCAACGTGGCGGAGAGGTTGCAGAAGCACGGCGTCAAGATCCAGTGGGAGAACATCGGCGACCCGATCGTCAAGGGCGAGGTGATCCCGGCCTGGATGAAGGAGATCGTCGCCAGGGCGGCGATGCAGAACGAGACGTGGGGCTACTGCCCGACGCGCGGGGTGCTCGAGACGCGCGAGTTCATCTGCGAGACGACCAACCGGCGCGGCGGCGCGCAGATCACGCCCGACGACGTCATCTTCTTCAACGGGCTGGGCGACGCGATCGCCAAGGTCTACGGGTCCTTGCGGGCGCCGGCCCGGGTCCTCGTGCCCTCCCCGACCTACACGACCCACTCGCTCGGCGAGGCGTTCCACGCGCACGCCTCCCCCATCGCCTTCCCGCTCGACCCGGCCAACCGCTGGTACCCCGACATGGAGGCGTTGCGCAACTACGCGCGCTACAACCCCCAGGTCATCGGGATCATGATCATCAATCCCGACAACCCCACGGGCATGGTCTATCCGGCCGAGACGCTGCGCGAGATCGTGGCGGTGTGCCGCGAGCACGACCTGTTCCTCGTCGCCGACGAGGTCTACAACAACATCGTCTACAACGGCGAGAAGACGGTGCCGATCTCCGACGTCGTGGGCGACCTGCCGTCGATCGCGCTCAAGGGAATCTCCAAGGAGCTGCCCTGGCCCGGCTCCCGCTGCGGCTGGATCGAGGTCTACAACTACGGCCGCGACGAGCATTTCCAGCATTACATCGACACGATCCTGTCCTCGAAGATGAACGAGGTGTGCTCGACCTCGCTGCCGCAGACGGTGATCCCCGAGATCATGCGCCACCCGCAGTACCGGCCTTATCTTGCCGAGCGGATCGCCTGCTACGAGCGCAACAGCAACATCACCTACGATTTCCTCAAGACGGTGCCTGGGCTCGTGGTCAACCGCACCAACGGCGCCTTCTACATGGCCGTGTCGTTCGAGGAGGGCCTGCTGAACGGCAAGCAGTCGCTGCCGATCGACAATCCCGAGGTGCGTTCGCTGGTCGAGGGGCTGGTCAACGCGCCGGGCGTCTCGCCCGACAAGCGGTTCGTTTACTACATGCTCGCGAGCACGGGCATCTGCGTGGTGCCGCTCTCCTCGTTCAACACGGGGCTGCAGGGCTTCCGGGTGACGCTGCTCGAGAAGGATGAGAAGGCGTGCATGCGGATCTACGAGACGCTGGCGGCCAAGATCAAGGAATACCTGGCGTCGTAA